The Vairimorpha necatrix chromosome 11, complete sequence sequence aaagggCATATTGAGGTATCAATAAATAATGAGGTATTTAGACTTGATAGAGATAGTTGTATGTTTGTAGACGAAGGGAAGGAATATAACATAATTGATAAGAGTAAGAATGGTAGTACAATGTTTATAACTTTCAAAGCCAAatgattattaaaatacaaattaaaaaattaatatgttttactaaaatatcAAAGAAATATGTGTAATGTTTTACTTAAATATCAAAGAAATATgtgtaatattttactaaatatcaaagaaatatttgatatgttttactaaatattaaagaaatatgtgtaatatttatgcagtgaataattataattaaagatattttatattatatttagtaataatattaaattccAATTGTGTTTaagcttttttattttaaaaaaatgatctCTTTTTAGGGGTCATgcaagaagaagaagaaagaagGAAAACAGAAACACATCTGAAAAATCTCACTGAAGAACATGAGAAAGCAATACAAAATCTAAAGAAGTCACTAGAAAACTTAAAAGAATGTGTAGAGAAAATATCATATGTTACTGATGAAATGAAGAATGACATTTAAATAAACTAATATTTCAATAgtaaatcaaaataaaatatgacttactttaaattgtaaatcttattaaaatatgacttactttaaataaacttattaaaataaacttattaaaataaacttaataaaatataactaactttaataataaagtaaattaaaataaacttaatagaatattttaactttaataataaagtaaattataaatattatgtaagattttcaaatattataatatatagacaaattataaatgcatttttatattttgcttttttcatgagtttgtttctttttatgagtttgtttgtttgttttttatgcaaaaaactataaaaggACAAATTTCCGCATGATTTCATGGAAGAGAAAGAGTTCAAAAGTCAATTCAAGAAACTTGAAGTATcaattgaaaatataaaaagctcttttaaagaattaaaagaGTTTGTAGAGACAATAGATCTGGAatgaataaataatatgaggggtgtttattttaataatttcagACAATATTAagtgtatttattttccataatggggttcaaaaatataaaaatatataacattaagtatcaaacaaaaaaagaaacttCATTTTATAAGTATGAAGTAGTACACTATAAAATGCATATTGATgatttaagaaatattcATGTAAACTACAATATAGAAATCTCCACTTTATTCAGaagaatataatataaatacttaAGTAAACTACAATATAGAAATATGATTATGTAAAGatagtaaaatttatcatgtaatttacaatatagaaatatgaatataatcaaatatctaaaattgaagttttaagaaatattgTGTAAACAATATATGGAAATCTAAGACATACATAAATTATGAATGTGAATATATcatgtaatatttttttgacatgcagtttgtttgtttttacaaacaaatgacttgtttataaataatatttttttcttccttTATGATCATCACAGATTACATATGCTCAGAAATAGACTTACCATTATGCAAATATATCAGTCAGAATGCCTGTAATTATTCAAGTAGATATGAATATCTAGGGAAGATGAAGATTTATTCTCCTACATTCCTTTGTCTATTAATTTGTAACTTAGGTATGATTAATTGGATGATAGGCCATGTTCAGAATTTATGCTCTAGTATTGGTAGAACAGAGATGAGTTTCTTCTACTATTTATACGCCATGTCTAATTTCTTACAGATGTTCCTGATCTGCCTTAAGGATAAAGTAGAGAATATGCATTTTATCCTGACTGTCCTCCACTtgattatttctaatatgtGCTTCTTCTCTTTACTAGTGGGTTCTTATACACAGGACATGTTTACGGGGAAATGGGGTGTACAGAGTAATCTTATCCTGTACTCGTTCACTGCTGCTTATGGTTTCCTCAGTGCCATAGTCATCTTCTTTGGTCTACTTCTGAGATCTTCAGTGACTATCTTTGTGTCTTGTCTAGTGTCTAATTTCATTATTGGATATGCTTACTATGTCAAGCAGTTTAGGAAATTGAATAAGATCAAGGGGGAGATTTGGGCCTATGGGACTATTCTGATTTCCCTGTTGTTCTTTGCCTTGGCAGTTGGGTCTATGTTTATTGATTCCAAGTTTATAGGTATACTTACTGATAAATATATAGATAATCTCTTTTTccataatttatttctgtTTTGTGCTATAGTCATGATTCATAAGTTCTGGTTATCTGTATGTGATTATGAAGTGGAGTGTTTATTATTAGACATTAAGTAATTTAGAagtataattattattttatatgatcCCCTAATGTCTAGAAGTCTTAAGCCACTAGAAGATTATTGTAAAGTAGAGAAGAGagagaagaaagaaaaggaATATAAACCAAAGAGGGTATACAGGAAAGTAAagaataatataaatataccaCCAGTAATATCAAGATATAAAAACCCGACAAGTGAACTTGTCCCATTAGAACTCAGGAGGAAGACTGGAGATACAgagattataaattataagaagTTTATAGACTTCAATAAATGTCTAGACCAAATAGAAGAACTCTGTAAGAAAAAGAATAGGGAGCTTGAATAATATATAAgcttaatattatataaataagaacataaagtaataaaaatataaaacattccccctttttatttaaataaatttcttgtATAAATTCTCATAATACTCAAATAGTTTATATGGCACCTCTCTCTTAATGATCTCATATGATAGATCCTTCACACTTCTATCTGTGTACTGAATTACTGCGTATTTAATGGAATCATTTTCCTGCTTAATATCCAGGACTTTAAGGATATTTGACTTAAGatctaatttataaaaatcattaataCTAGAACTTAATGACAAAACTTTATCATGTAAAGAATTATTAGTGTCATTCTTAGACTTCTTCTCTACACTTTTATTAGAAGACAAGGTAGACACTTTCTTGGGGCGCTTAGTCTCTTTTATAAGACTT is a genomic window containing:
- a CDS encoding chitin synthase export chaperone: MIITDYICSEIDLPLCKYISQNACNYSSRYEYLGKMKIYSPTFLCLLICNLGMINWMIGHVQNLCSSIGRTEMSFFYYLYAMSNFLQMFLICLKDKVENMHFILTVLHLIISNMCFFSLLVGSYTQDMFTGKWGVQSNLILYSFTAAYGFLSAIVIFFGLLLRSSVTIFVSCLVSNFIIGYAYYVKQFRKLNKIKGEIWAYGTILISLLFFALAVGSMFIDSKFIGILTDKYIDNLFFHNLFLFCAIVMIHKFWLSVCDYEVECLLLDIK